A part of Nocardioides sp. WS12 genomic DNA contains:
- a CDS encoding 3-hydroxyacyl-CoA dehydrogenase, whose amino-acid sequence MSSLDNLTVLGSGVLGGQIAWHSAYKAKKVVVYDIDLDAIDRCRATHDQYAAIYLSEVGASEADIVATRQRLTFTTDLAAAVAEADLVIEAVPEVREIKSAVYRDMAGLLPAHTLLATNSSTLLPSDFAKDTGRADKFCALHFGNGIWTMNFAEVMAHPGSSRETLTQVTEFAVEIGMVPIPVLKEHNGYIVNSWFVPLLNAAQTLVTNGIARPEDVDRTFMIGGRAVGPLGMMDMVGMKTSYDVLALWGKELGDAQMSANADYIKERFLDKGLLGVPTGEGYYTYPEPAYAHPGFLDIPDIADLPDFVASMLPL is encoded by the coding sequence ATGTCCTCACTCGACAATTTGACGGTCCTGGGATCGGGAGTGCTGGGTGGGCAGATTGCCTGGCACAGCGCATACAAGGCAAAGAAGGTCGTCGTGTACGACATCGATCTGGATGCCATCGACCGATGCCGCGCAACCCACGACCAGTACGCCGCGATCTACCTGTCGGAAGTGGGAGCGAGCGAGGCAGACATCGTCGCCACGCGCCAGCGCCTGACCTTCACGACCGACCTGGCCGCAGCAGTGGCCGAAGCCGACCTGGTGATCGAAGCGGTGCCGGAGGTACGCGAGATCAAGTCCGCCGTCTACCGAGACATGGCCGGCCTCTTGCCCGCCCACACGTTGTTGGCGACCAACTCCTCCACCCTTCTTCCGAGCGACTTCGCAAAGGACACCGGCCGCGCCGACAAGTTCTGTGCACTCCACTTCGGCAACGGGATCTGGACCATGAATTTCGCTGAGGTGATGGCCCATCCCGGATCGTCGCGGGAGACGCTCACGCAGGTCACCGAGTTCGCCGTCGAGATCGGGATGGTGCCGATCCCGGTGCTCAAGGAGCACAACGGCTACATCGTCAACAGCTGGTTCGTGCCCCTGCTCAATGCGGCACAGACACTCGTGACCAACGGCATCGCCAGGCCCGAGGACGTGGACCGCACCTTCATGATCGGAGGTCGGGCGGTGGGCCCGCTGGGCATGATGGACATGGTCGGGATGAAGACCTCCTACGACGTCCTCGCCCTGTGGGGCAAGGAACTGGGCGACGCTCAGATGAGCGCCAACGCGGACTACATCAAGGAGCGCTTCCTCGACAAGGGATTGCTGGGCGTCCCCACCGGTGAGGGCTACTACACCTACCCCGAGCCCGCCTACGCACATCCCGGCTTCCTCGACATTCCCGACATCGCGGACTTGCCGGACTTCGTTGCCTCGATGCTGCCGCTCTGA
- a CDS encoding NAD(P)/FAD-dependent oxidoreductase gives MNQNTQAPPTFEHVDVLVVGAGLTGIGTGYHLKTLQPDKTFAIVEARDAIGGTWDLFRYPGIRSDADLHTFGFGFKPWTRDNAIANADEILEYLQETIDENDLARHLHLGHKVISANFSSEEARWIVTIERSIDGHRFEVSCGMLFSAAGYYDVDNGYTPHFEGRDRFRGELVHPQHWPEDLDYTGKKVVVIGSGATAVTLIPVMAETAGHVTMLQRSPSYVMPAPRQDPIANGLRRLLPAKAAYAVTRAININKQYMLYNASRRFPKQMRALVRRVNVNALPDGYDVDTHFKPNYAPWDQRMCVVPDSDLFNAIADGSASVVTDHIECFTENGVLLKSGAELEADLIVTATGLNMVPFGKIPLHVNGEQVNLHDQMSYKGLMVSDVPNFVFTIGYVNHAWTLKADLVAQWFCRLLGHMDRHGLTTATPVVDDPTLTRAPLINMGTGYVNRAMHLFPQQGSHGPWKLDQDYKLDRTMLGKDPIEDQALQFAGTHVQEAAVALAAVGPASARR, from the coding sequence ATGAACCAGAACACACAAGCGCCTCCTACCTTCGAGCACGTCGACGTCCTGGTGGTGGGAGCCGGCCTCACCGGCATCGGCACGGGCTACCACCTGAAGACCTTGCAGCCTGACAAGACGTTCGCGATCGTCGAGGCGCGTGACGCGATCGGTGGGACCTGGGACCTGTTTCGGTATCCGGGCATTCGGTCGGACGCCGACCTGCACACCTTCGGCTTCGGCTTCAAGCCGTGGACTCGCGACAACGCGATCGCGAACGCCGACGAGATCCTCGAGTACCTGCAGGAAACGATCGACGAAAACGACCTGGCGCGGCACCTGCACCTCGGCCACAAGGTCATCTCTGCGAACTTCTCGTCGGAGGAGGCGCGGTGGATCGTCACCATCGAGCGCAGCATCGACGGCCACAGGTTCGAAGTCTCGTGCGGCATGTTGTTCTCAGCGGCTGGCTATTACGACGTCGACAACGGGTACACCCCTCACTTCGAGGGACGCGATCGGTTCCGTGGCGAGCTCGTGCACCCGCAGCACTGGCCGGAGGATCTCGACTACACAGGCAAGAAGGTCGTTGTCATCGGTAGCGGCGCGACTGCGGTGACCCTGATTCCGGTCATGGCGGAGACGGCTGGCCATGTCACCATGCTCCAGCGCTCACCCTCCTATGTGATGCCCGCTCCTCGCCAGGACCCCATCGCCAACGGCTTGCGCCGACTGCTTCCTGCGAAGGCCGCATACGCCGTCACGCGGGCGATCAACATCAACAAGCAGTACATGCTCTACAACGCCAGTCGACGCTTTCCCAAGCAGATGCGGGCGCTCGTGCGCAGGGTCAATGTGAACGCCCTTCCCGACGGCTACGACGTGGACACGCACTTCAAGCCGAACTACGCGCCGTGGGACCAGCGGATGTGCGTGGTGCCTGACTCTGACCTCTTCAACGCCATCGCCGACGGGTCAGCCTCCGTCGTCACTGACCACATTGAATGCTTCACCGAGAACGGAGTCCTGCTGAAGTCCGGGGCCGAGCTCGAGGCCGACCTGATCGTCACAGCCACCGGCCTCAACATGGTGCCCTTCGGCAAGATCCCGCTCCACGTGAACGGTGAGCAGGTGAACCTGCATGACCAGATGTCGTACAAGGGCCTCATGGTCAGCGACGTGCCCAACTTCGTCTTCACCATTGGATACGTCAACCACGCCTGGACACTCAAGGCCGACCTGGTCGCCCAGTGGTTCTGTCGCCTCCTGGGCCACATGGACCGGCACGGCCTCACGACCGCCACACCTGTGGTCGACGACCCGACCCTGACCCGGGCGCCGCTGATCAACATGGGCACCGGATACGTCAATCGCGCGATGCACCTGTTCCCGCAGCAGGGGTCCCACGGACCGTGGAAGCTGGACCAGGACTACAAGCTCGATCGCACCATGCTTGGGAAGGACCCCATCGAGGATCAGGCACTTCAGTTCGCCGGCACCCATGTCCAGGAGGCAGCGGTGGCCCTGGCTGCAGTCGGCCCGGCGAGCGCACGCCGATGA
- a CDS encoding alpha/beta fold hydrolase: MTTPTFVTVAGRPTRVRIEGDPANSPVVLLHGIGRSLEDWGPQYARMRAHHRVIALDLAGSGFSARSPEPTTLEVLARGVLETLDVLGELRPVHLMGNSLGGAVAMQVVALAPDRVTSLVLVNSAGFGAEVALPLRLLAVPLLGELAVRRTTRGSARMAELLNFADSTLVTPARIDHALAIAEQPDASTVLLETVRALATFRRISHGWRERLIAATAEHARPTLAVWGDQDRVLPAHHLNAVRRAFPHADTELFAGIGHMPQIECPEDFANRVLAFLRDVERATPLTRARSTTRGAPRRRKAAATA; encoded by the coding sequence ATGACGACCCCGACCTTCGTCACCGTCGCCGGCCGACCTACCCGCGTCCGCATCGAGGGCGACCCGGCCAACTCCCCGGTGGTGCTGCTCCACGGGATCGGCCGCAGCCTCGAGGACTGGGGACCGCAATACGCACGCATGCGCGCACACCATCGCGTGATCGCGTTGGACCTCGCTGGATCCGGGTTCTCTGCTCGCTCGCCCGAACCGACCACGCTGGAGGTGCTGGCCCGTGGGGTGCTGGAAACCCTCGATGTGCTCGGCGAGCTGCGTCCGGTACACCTGATGGGCAACTCACTGGGCGGCGCGGTCGCCATGCAGGTCGTCGCTTTGGCTCCCGATCGGGTGACCAGCCTCGTGTTGGTGAACAGCGCGGGCTTCGGGGCGGAGGTTGCTTTGCCGCTGCGTCTGTTGGCCGTCCCGCTCCTGGGAGAACTTGCGGTGCGACGAACGACCCGAGGCAGTGCGCGGATGGCTGAGCTCCTCAACTTCGCCGATTCCACGCTCGTGACCCCGGCTCGTATCGACCATGCTCTTGCGATCGCGGAACAGCCCGACGCCAGCACGGTGCTCCTCGAGACCGTTCGGGCGCTCGCCACCTTCCGTCGCATCAGCCATGGTTGGCGCGAACGACTCATCGCGGCGACCGCCGAACACGCGCGGCCGACCCTCGCAGTCTGGGGTGATCAGGACCGCGTCCTTCCAGCGCATCATCTCAACGCCGTACGGCGGGCCTTCCCGCACGCCGACACAGAACTCTTCGCCGGCATCGGTCACATGCCCCAGATCGAGTGTCCCGAGGACTTCGCCAACCGCGTTCTTGCGTTCCTCCGGGACGTCGAACGTGCCACCCCCCTGACGCGAGCGCGGTCCACCACTCGCGGTGCACCGCGTCGACGCAAGGCCGCCGCCACCGCCTGA
- a CDS encoding long-chain fatty acid--CoA ligase — protein sequence MPAYNLSELLTRTTARNPERTAIVFGDSRITYAELHAASNQVANLLVSRGIGPGDKVALSCPNLPYFTIVYFGILKAGATVVPLNVLLKGREVAYHLADSDAKAYFAFEGTADLPIGEHAWHGYQENEGCAEFFLIESGTGDWGPGGRPESYSTAVAQQPTTFEIVPRDEEDTAVILYTSGTTGQPKGAELRHRNMRDNALAGVNLFRSDVERPDTYLCVLPLFHSFGQTVIQNGALAFGGTIVLQPRFEARSALELMVANGVTFFAGVPTMYWGLLGALDETVDITAVTSSLRVAVAGGSALPGEIHKAFQDRFGVTILEGYGLSETSPIASFSTYGDVPRVGSIGTPIEGVEMKLIDEDWADIKDVAGEIGEIAIRGHNVMKGYYNRPDATDWAIRDGWFRSGDLARKDDDGFYYIVDRSKDMIIRGGFNVYPREIEELLMEHPAVSLVAVIGVPHESNGEEIKAVVVRTAGDDTTAEELVSWARSQLAAYKYPRIVEFVDALPMTATGKILKRELA from the coding sequence ATGCCTGCGTACAACCTGTCCGAACTGCTGACGCGGACAACCGCGCGAAACCCGGAACGCACAGCCATCGTCTTCGGCGACAGCCGGATCACCTATGCGGAGTTGCACGCCGCCTCCAACCAGGTGGCCAACCTGCTGGTTTCGCGCGGTATCGGGCCGGGCGACAAGGTTGCCCTGTCGTGCCCCAACCTGCCCTACTTCACGATCGTGTACTTCGGCATCCTCAAGGCCGGCGCGACGGTGGTGCCGCTGAACGTGCTGCTGAAGGGTCGCGAGGTCGCGTACCACCTCGCCGATTCGGACGCCAAGGCGTACTTTGCGTTCGAGGGCACTGCCGATCTGCCGATCGGGGAACACGCGTGGCACGGCTATCAGGAGAACGAGGGCTGTGCCGAGTTCTTCCTGATCGAATCGGGGACCGGCGACTGGGGCCCAGGGGGACGTCCCGAGAGCTACTCGACGGCAGTCGCACAACAGCCAACAACCTTCGAGATCGTTCCGCGGGACGAGGAGGACACGGCCGTGATCCTCTACACGTCTGGCACGACGGGCCAGCCGAAGGGCGCGGAGTTGCGCCACCGCAACATGCGGGACAACGCCCTCGCTGGCGTGAACTTGTTCCGATCGGACGTCGAGCGCCCGGACACCTACCTGTGCGTCCTGCCTCTGTTCCATTCCTTCGGACAGACCGTCATCCAGAACGGCGCGCTCGCGTTCGGTGGCACGATCGTCCTGCAGCCGCGCTTCGAGGCCCGTTCCGCCCTTGAGCTGATGGTTGCCAACGGAGTGACCTTCTTCGCTGGCGTGCCGACGATGTACTGGGGACTGCTGGGGGCGCTCGACGAGACGGTCGACATCACCGCAGTGACGAGCTCTCTGCGAGTGGCGGTCGCCGGTGGTTCGGCCCTTCCCGGTGAAATTCACAAGGCGTTCCAGGACCGATTCGGCGTCACGATCCTGGAAGGCTATGGCCTGTCCGAGACCTCGCCGATCGCGTCGTTCTCGACGTACGGCGACGTTCCGCGCGTGGGCTCGATCGGCACCCCGATCGAGGGTGTCGAGATGAAACTCATCGACGAGGACTGGGCCGACATCAAGGATGTCGCGGGCGAGATCGGCGAGATCGCGATCAGGGGTCACAACGTCATGAAGGGCTACTACAACCGGCCCGACGCGACCGACTGGGCCATCCGGGACGGGTGGTTCCGGTCAGGCGACCTCGCCCGCAAGGACGACGACGGGTTCTACTACATCGTCGATCGGTCGAAGGACATGATCATCCGTGGCGGCTTCAACGTCTATCCCCGCGAGATCGAGGAGTTGCTCATGGAGCATCCGGCCGTCTCGTTGGTGGCGGTCATCGGAGTCCCGCACGAGTCGAATGGCGAGGAGATCAAGGCCGTCGTTGTCCGAACGGCCGGCGACGACACGACTGCCGAGGAACTTGTTTCATGGGCCAGGAGCCAACTGGCGGCGTACAAGTACCCACGCATCGTGGAGTTCGTCGACGCCCTGCCCATGACGGCGACGGGAAAGATTCTGAAGCGCGAACTGGCCTGA
- a CDS encoding AraC family transcriptional regulator: protein MGPLIRGTALLNFQALVSSLGGDGKALLRARGIDPAAAGDYDAFLSSAAAAAVVADAAEAMNCSDFGMRLAREQGVQILGPVAVIIRNAETVGSAIDGVSRFLHNIAPTDHVELIRGSEQAVFTLTTSVRQLARHDQWVEKGLGISLDAFRLMLGVDFVPVRVTMQHRRISPNSSYWEMFGCPVEFEAELNSVHLPHRVVNQTILGRDAAALALAERYLAGIGPDQEAADHVRDLTRRLLVVNQASLAAAARAMALHPRVLQRRLADSGTTFEEILDDVRKELAWQLSATGMQVSQIASALGYSEQSSYTRACRRWYDESPRQLRARRRGQGTSDER, encoded by the coding sequence ATGGGCCCGCTCATCCGAGGAACCGCACTCCTCAACTTCCAGGCGTTGGTCTCGAGCCTCGGCGGCGATGGCAAGGCGCTGCTGCGCGCCCGCGGGATCGATCCGGCTGCCGCAGGTGACTACGACGCATTCCTCTCCAGCGCAGCGGCCGCAGCGGTGGTCGCCGACGCGGCTGAGGCGATGAATTGCTCCGACTTCGGCATGCGCCTGGCCCGGGAACAGGGCGTCCAGATTCTTGGCCCGGTCGCGGTCATCATCCGCAACGCGGAGACGGTCGGCTCCGCCATTGATGGCGTCTCCCGGTTCCTGCACAACATCGCACCCACGGACCACGTCGAACTGATCCGCGGGTCGGAGCAGGCGGTCTTCACCCTCACCACCTCCGTGCGTCAACTCGCACGGCACGACCAGTGGGTCGAGAAAGGTCTCGGCATTTCCCTGGATGCCTTCCGGCTGATGCTCGGCGTCGACTTCGTACCTGTGCGGGTCACCATGCAGCACCGACGAATCTCACCGAACTCCAGCTATTGGGAGATGTTCGGCTGTCCGGTCGAGTTCGAGGCGGAACTGAACTCCGTCCACCTTCCCCATCGCGTGGTCAATCAGACCATCCTGGGGCGTGACGCCGCGGCACTCGCACTCGCCGAGCGGTACCTCGCGGGAATCGGCCCCGACCAAGAGGCAGCTGATCATGTCCGGGACCTGACCCGCCGCCTCTTGGTCGTCAATCAAGCAAGCCTCGCCGCGGCGGCGCGGGCGATGGCATTGCATCCGCGGGTGCTCCAGCGCCGGCTCGCTGACTCAGGAACCACCTTCGAGGAGATCCTGGACGACGTCCGCAAGGAGTTGGCGTGGCAACTGTCCGCGACCGGAATGCAGGTCTCCCAGATCGCGAGCGCGCTCGGCTATTCCGAACAGAGCAGCTACACGCGGGCCTGTCGGCGCTGGTACGACGAGTCTCCCCGGCAGTTGCGCGCGCGTCGTCGCGGCCAGGGCACCAGCGACGAGCGCTGA
- a CDS encoding zinc-binding dehydrogenase has translation MSMNVVSMVNGELEVVQVPIPKPGPGEVLVKTLAVGICGSDLHALKHGADLVAGVHAVSGIELFKLDEPVVMGHEFCAEVVEYGPDTRGTLGPGTRVTSVPFLLRPPVLLLGYAGYETPGAYAEYMLLSEDLLLPVPDEVPNEIAALAEPLAVALHAVNRGAVGADDVPIVIGCGPIGLAVIAILKMRGIGPIVAADFSPTRRALAEKLGADVVVDPAETSPYEAWNSIAATDDPARIGRQTTMFPGAAFRPSVVFECVGVPGVIQQILAGAAPCSKVVVAGVCMEQDAFQPTYALLKEIDVVFCMAYTPDEFAQALGHLAAGELEIAPLITSHVGLDEVPEAFTRLAAPGRDAKIIVIP, from the coding sequence ATGTCAATGAATGTCGTCAGCATGGTCAACGGGGAACTGGAGGTGGTCCAGGTCCCGATCCCGAAGCCCGGCCCGGGGGAGGTGCTGGTCAAAACGCTCGCCGTCGGTATCTGCGGGAGCGACCTGCATGCCCTCAAGCATGGCGCCGACCTGGTCGCAGGCGTGCACGCTGTCAGTGGAATCGAACTCTTCAAGCTCGACGAGCCCGTCGTCATGGGGCATGAGTTCTGCGCCGAAGTGGTCGAGTACGGACCCGACACCCGTGGGACGCTCGGACCTGGCACCAGGGTGACCTCGGTCCCCTTCCTTCTGCGCCCGCCGGTTCTCCTGCTCGGCTATGCCGGGTACGAGACGCCGGGCGCGTACGCCGAGTACATGCTGCTGTCCGAGGACCTCCTGCTCCCGGTGCCGGACGAAGTTCCCAACGAGATCGCTGCACTGGCCGAACCCCTCGCGGTGGCGCTGCACGCCGTCAACCGAGGCGCAGTCGGCGCCGACGACGTCCCGATCGTCATTGGCTGTGGCCCGATCGGGCTGGCGGTCATTGCGATTCTCAAGATGCGGGGAATCGGCCCGATCGTGGCCGCGGACTTCTCGCCGACGCGTCGGGCGCTTGCCGAGAAGCTCGGCGCAGACGTTGTCGTCGACCCGGCGGAGACCTCGCCGTATGAAGCATGGAATTCGATCGCGGCGACCGATGACCCGGCCCGGATCGGCCGACAGACAACGATGTTCCCAGGCGCCGCTTTCCGTCCGTCCGTGGTGTTCGAGTGTGTCGGCGTTCCCGGAGTGATCCAGCAGATCCTGGCGGGCGCCGCACCTTGCTCGAAGGTGGTTGTCGCCGGCGTATGCATGGAACAGGACGCGTTCCAGCCGACCTATGCCCTCCTGAAGGAGATCGACGTGGTCTTCTGCATGGCCTACACGCCCGACGAGTTCGCTCAGGCGCTGGGTCATCTGGCCGCTGGGGAACTGGAAATCGCTCCGCTGATCACCAGTCACGTTGGCCTCGACGAGGTGCCCGAAGCATTCACCAGGCTGGCCGCCCCGGGGCGCGACGCCAAGATCATCGTCATCCCCTGA
- a CDS encoding 2,4'-dihydroxyacetophenone dioxygenase family protein, whose protein sequence is MTATANETASKVPVFSLPQTELLTVNVSDIPVLKDSLGPGIDFQPLFLDPEIGVWSVIGTFAPGSELPIHLHTGPVHGFTLKGEWIYKEYPDQPQTAGSYLYEPASSVHTFAVPRTATEPTVVLFIIYGANVSFTEEGQFHSVLDAVTVMKLTEQCAQAQGIAPVNYLTGGSAKFSVD, encoded by the coding sequence ATGACCGCAACAGCCAACGAGACCGCGAGCAAGGTGCCCGTCTTCTCTCTCCCGCAGACAGAACTCCTCACCGTCAACGTGAGTGACATCCCGGTGCTCAAGGACTCCCTGGGGCCCGGCATTGACTTCCAGCCGCTGTTCCTCGATCCCGAGATCGGGGTGTGGTCGGTCATCGGAACATTCGCACCGGGCTCCGAACTGCCCATCCACCTGCACACCGGACCGGTGCACGGCTTCACCCTGAAGGGGGAGTGGATCTACAAGGAATACCCCGACCAGCCGCAGACCGCCGGCTCGTACCTCTATGAACCGGCTTCCTCGGTGCACACCTTCGCGGTGCCGAGAACCGCGACCGAGCCGACCGTGGTGCTCTTCATCATCTACGGAGCCAACGTCAGTTTCACCGAAGAGGGCCAGTTCCACTCGGTGCTGGATGCCGTCACGGTCATGAAGTTGACCGAGCAATGCGCGCAGGCTCAGGGCATCGCGCCGGTCAACTACCTGACCGGCGGCTCCGCGAAGTTCAGCGTCGACTGA
- a CDS encoding alpha/beta hydrolase: protein MCHGFPESSYSWRHQLDALSAAGYRAVAMDMRGYGRSSKPSEPAAYRITELVADCVGVIEALEESQAVIVGHDFGAPVAWTAAWTRPDVFRAVVGMSVPFGGRGLAALPGDPFGERRPSVAHQAIAGPDAMFYQDYFALPGGVAEREFEQDLRAWLTSALFSLSADRPLPPELVGVDLTTLPPEFLLGFVRGSMCVPRGQGFSGNLEHPEVLPDWLGQDDLDHLVQELERSGLTAPLNWYANADLSWEVLGEFDGKPLTVPALFIGGDRDVATIWSQEAIARAKEHVHDLRGSVIVPNCGHWIQQERPDVVNRELLAFLAGL from the coding sequence ATGTGCCACGGCTTCCCTGAGTCGTCGTACTCCTGGCGCCACCAGTTGGACGCGTTGTCGGCGGCCGGATATCGCGCGGTAGCCATGGACATGCGCGGCTACGGCCGTTCTTCCAAGCCGTCCGAACCCGCCGCCTATCGAATCACCGAGCTGGTTGCAGATTGCGTCGGAGTCATTGAGGCCCTGGAGGAATCCCAGGCAGTGATCGTCGGTCACGACTTCGGTGCACCGGTGGCCTGGACCGCCGCATGGACCCGGCCTGACGTGTTCCGCGCCGTCGTGGGCATGAGTGTGCCCTTTGGCGGCCGGGGGCTGGCCGCGCTGCCCGGCGACCCGTTCGGTGAACGCCGCCCGAGCGTCGCTCATCAGGCGATCGCGGGACCAGACGCGATGTTCTACCAGGACTACTTCGCGCTTCCCGGCGGAGTCGCCGAGCGCGAGTTCGAGCAGGACCTTCGCGCCTGGCTGACCAGTGCACTGTTCAGTCTGTCGGCCGACAGGCCGCTACCGCCAGAGTTGGTTGGGGTCGACCTGACGACCCTCCCGCCCGAGTTCCTCCTCGGATTCGTTCGCGGGTCCATGTGCGTCCCGCGCGGGCAGGGCTTTTCGGGGAACCTTGAGCACCCGGAGGTGCTCCCGGACTGGCTTGGCCAGGACGACCTCGACCACCTGGTGCAGGAACTGGAGCGCTCCGGGCTGACCGCTCCGCTGAACTGGTACGCCAACGCCGACCTGAGCTGGGAGGTTCTCGGCGAGTTCGACGGCAAGCCGCTCACCGTTCCGGCACTCTTCATCGGCGGCGACCGCGACGTGGCCACGATCTGGAGTCAGGAGGCGATCGCCAGGGCCAAGGAGCATGTGCATGACCTGCGCGGTTCGGTCATCGTGCCGAACTGCGGCCACTGGATTCAGCAAGAGCGCCCCGACGTGGTCAACAGAGAACTGTTGGCATTCCTGGCAGGTCTCTGA
- a CDS encoding helix-turn-helix domain-containing protein, with protein sequence MTVRLTGRLAQRGDVALGDRCPIDRTLQVIGNRTTLLLLREIFYGASRFDSLVKRVGVTEAVAAQRLRQLVDIGILAKEPYREPGQRTRHAYALTDAGHDLLPVVLSLLQWGATHTQGGGPTVTHADCGEPVQVEVRCGAGHAVDEDDVVVGSRR encoded by the coding sequence ATGACTGTTCGTCTGACCGGCCGGCTCGCACAGCGCGGAGACGTCGCGCTGGGCGATCGCTGTCCCATCGACCGCACACTCCAAGTGATCGGCAACCGCACCACGCTCCTGCTGCTGCGCGAGATCTTCTACGGAGCCTCTCGTTTCGACTCACTCGTCAAGCGGGTCGGCGTGACTGAGGCAGTGGCCGCGCAGCGGTTGCGGCAACTTGTCGACATCGGAATCCTGGCCAAGGAGCCGTACCGCGAACCCGGCCAGCGGACCAGGCACGCGTACGCGCTGACCGACGCCGGCCACGACCTGCTTCCCGTCGTGTTGTCGCTGCTGCAGTGGGGCGCCACCCACACCCAAGGTGGCGGACCCACGGTCACCCATGCGGACTGCGGGGAGCCGGTGCAGGTCGAGGTCCGGTGCGGAGCCGGCCACGCCGTGGATGAGGACGACGTGGTCGTCGGCTCCCGCCGCTGA
- a CDS encoding MFS transporter, with translation MAIQSQRIVTAVLIGAAFLAGVDLFIVNVAFDEIGSDFAGTNLSELSWILNAYAVVYAALLVPMGRLADRAGQKRGFVAGMILFIAASLACGFAPGIWWLVGFRVLQAVGAAAMTPASLGLLLAAVAPDKRASAARLWAMTGAVAAALGPALGGGLVQLSWQWAFWINLPIGLVLVYGALRFVPDVRHNEGTPLPDLAGAAVLVLAVGGLVLGLVQASDWGWTSARVLGAFAVSVVATAVFARRTARHPSPIIAPALLAVPAFRWASLATLVFNTGFGAALLGAILWLQLAWEYDALQTGLAIALGPLAVPITSVLAHRQFPRARPGHMIAAGSLVFAASALWQALALNPEPAYWTTFLPAWVLGGIGVGLAMPNLLAAAAATLPPAQSSTGGGIVTMARQVGLVLGVSMLVTIVGGADPEEAFRYAWLAVAGCMLLAAIAALRLSRVTPVPSAEPIAVAA, from the coding sequence ATGGCAATCCAGAGTCAGCGGATCGTGACCGCAGTACTGATCGGTGCGGCGTTCCTTGCCGGCGTCGACCTCTTCATCGTCAACGTCGCCTTCGACGAGATCGGCAGCGACTTCGCCGGCACGAACCTCTCCGAGCTGAGCTGGATCCTCAACGCCTACGCCGTCGTGTACGCCGCGCTGCTCGTCCCGATGGGCAGACTGGCGGATCGCGCGGGACAGAAGCGCGGGTTCGTGGCCGGAATGATCCTGTTCATCGCAGCCAGCCTGGCCTGTGGCTTCGCGCCGGGGATCTGGTGGCTGGTGGGCTTCCGCGTCCTGCAGGCAGTCGGAGCCGCGGCGATGACCCCGGCCAGTCTCGGCCTGCTGCTCGCTGCGGTGGCACCGGACAAGCGGGCATCGGCGGCACGGCTGTGGGCCATGACTGGCGCGGTTGCTGCGGCCCTCGGCCCGGCGCTCGGTGGGGGACTGGTGCAACTGTCGTGGCAGTGGGCGTTCTGGATCAACCTGCCGATCGGGCTGGTGCTGGTGTACGGCGCGCTCCGCTTCGTCCCGGACGTCCGACACAACGAGGGCACGCCGCTGCCCGACCTGGCGGGCGCCGCGGTGCTCGTGCTGGCCGTGGGTGGGCTTGTTCTCGGACTCGTCCAGGCGAGCGACTGGGGATGGACGTCGGCGCGCGTGCTGGGCGCCTTCGCGGTGTCCGTCGTCGCCACGGCGGTCTTTGCCCGGCGCACCGCGCGGCATCCGTCGCCGATCATCGCGCCGGCCCTGCTCGCCGTGCCCGCCTTCCGGTGGGCCAGCCTGGCCACGCTGGTCTTCAACACGGGCTTCGGTGCCGCCCTGCTCGGCGCGATCCTCTGGCTGCAACTCGCCTGGGAGTACGACGCATTGCAGACCGGCCTGGCGATTGCGCTCGGGCCACTCGCCGTGCCGATCACCTCGGTGCTCGCACACCGACAGTTCCCCCGTGCGCGACCCGGCCACATGATCGCGGCCGGCAGCCTCGTCTTCGCCGCGTCGGCGCTGTGGCAGGCGCTGGCGCTCAACCCGGAGCCGGCCTACTGGACAACCTTCTTGCCCGCCTGGGTGCTCGGCGGCATCGGTGTCGGTCTGGCCATGCCGAACCTCCTGGCAGCGGCGGCCGCGACCCTGCCGCCCGCACAGTCCTCCACGGGCGGCGGGATCGTGACGATGGCCCGTCAGGTCGGCCTGGTCCTCGGAGTCAGCATGCTGGTGACGATCGTTGGTGGCGCGGACCCCGAGGAGGCATTCAGATACGCATGGCTCGCTGTCGCCGGCTGCATGCTCCTCGCCGCCATCGCAGCGCTGCGCCTTTCGAGGGTGACTCCTGTGCCGTCCGCCGAACCGATTGCGGTGGCCGCCTGA